The genomic interval TAAAAATAACTTTCCATTGAAAATTAGGCACTCTTTCAGAAATTATGAAAAGTAGTTAACAGTTTGAATGTGTCATCCCGACAGAACGAGGTCCGAGAGACTGGGGATCTTGAAGATTGGTGTATATGATCTCTCCTTCGTCGAGATGAAAAACTGTAAACAGGATAATGACAGATGTCGAAAATTACTTAATAAATCTATGGATCTGTTTTATGAAATGCATACTGTGGGGACTCAGTGCGATTCTAATCATGTTGCCATCACTGGTTTTAGGGGAAAACCTGCTGCCCGATTCTCTTGTGTATTACAATTACCCGGGAAAGCACGTTCTGATAGTGGACAAGTCGGGTTGTGAGGTCAGGGTATATCGTTATCAGGAACAATGGGGACAAGTTGCTCAATATAAATGCACAACCGGAAAGAAGGAAGGGGATAAATTCAAAGAAGGTGATGAACGAACGCCCTTAGGTATTTACTGGCTTAATAACGGCTGGACAGGGAATGAATTGGTGAGTCAATATGGGGATAGTGCTGCCATTTATGGTTTAGGAGCGTTTGAACTGAACTATCCTAATTATATCGATAAACTGCTGTATAATAAAAGCGGATATGGGATCTGGTTACATGGAACCGATAAAGGCGAACCTTCAGCAACTCGTGGTTGTGTTTCAACCAGCAATTCAGATCTGGCAGAAATTTCACGTTATATCGAATTTGGTCAAACCCCGATTCTTATTGAAGAAAAAGTAAACTATGTGACTCCTGATCAAATAGAACGGCAACAAAATGAAATACTGACGTTTCTGGATTACTGGAAGAAAGCCTGGGAATCGGATGATTTGGCGAAT from SAR324 cluster bacterium carries:
- a CDS encoding L,D-transpeptidase family protein codes for the protein MKCILWGLSAILIMLPSLVLGENLLPDSLVYYNYPGKHVLIVDKSGCEVRVYRYQEQWGQVAQYKCTTGKKEGDKFKEGDERTPLGIYWLNNGWTGNELVSQYGDSAAIYGLGAFELNYPNYIDKLLYNKSGYGIWLHGTDKGEPSATRGCVSTSNSDLAEISRYIEFGQTPILIEEKVNYVTPDQIERQQNEILTFLDYWKKAWESDDLANFLSFYSKDFQTPRFNYRQWQEYKQVVNSLNTNRRVEVSDISILKSKDLYSIQFLQRFTSDRTRDVGKKQLYLVQEAGLYKILSENWEPEAVLPHKPSFNHYAYKLNTQEESL